In Arachis hypogaea cultivar Tifrunner chromosome 17, arahy.Tifrunner.gnm2.J5K5, whole genome shotgun sequence, a single window of DNA contains:
- the LOC112767321 gene encoding tRNA (carboxymethyluridine(34)-5-O)-methyltransferase, whose translation MLILYRALKPTFINSLCCYSRFISPMTDTNFKPLCTLTPNVEPSTIDSSNHTASPTRVQSTPEIEKKYVHRVYDAIAPHFSSTRFAKWPKVAAFLSSLASGSLVLDAGCGNGKYLGLNPDCFFIGCDISSSLIKICSDRGHEVLVADAVNLPYRTGFGDAAISIAVLHHLSTEYRRIRAIEELVRVVKKGGYVLITVWAKEQEHRSLISKWTPLPEKYVEEEWIGPGSPRARPAASPLPLTSIPENEESSSGQDKKDCDDGLKLLRDLKVEDNVENQQEYFVPWHLPYHRAEISGASAQALASGLATRDDKKGAVVYNRYYHVFSEGELESLTTGINNVRVVDKFFDKSNWCIILEKIS comes from the exons ATGTTGATTCTTTATCGTGCTCTAAAACCAACTTTCATTAATTCTCTCTGCTGCTACTCACGATTTATCTCTCCAATGACAGATACCAATTTCAAACCTTTGTGTACCCTTACTCCCAATGTTGAACCCTCCACCATAGATTCCTCCAACCACACAGCTTCACCTACACGTGTTCAATCCACTCCGGAGATCGAAAAGAAGTATGTCCACCGTGTGTATGATGCAATTGCTCCTCATTTCAGTTCAACCCGATTCGCTAAATGGCCAAAGGTTGCTGCTTTTCTATCATCTTTGGCTTCTGGATCCCTTGTTCTTGATGCTGGATGCGGCAATGGCAAATACCTTGGTTTGAATCCTGATTGTTTTTTTATAGGCTGTGATATAAGTTCTTCATTGATTAAGATCTGTTCTGATAGAGGACATGAAGTTCTGGTTGCAGATGCTGTGAATCTTCCTTATAGAACCGGTTTCGGTGATGCTGCGATTTCCATAGCTGTGTTGCATCATTTAAGCACTGAATATAGGAGGATAAGAGCAATAGAGGAGTTGGTTAGAGTAGTTAAGAAGGGTGGTTATGTTCTGATTACAGTTTGGGCCAAAGAACAAGAGCATAGATCATTGATTAGCAAATGGACACCGCTTCCGGAGAAATATGTTGAAGAAGAGTGGATAGGACCGGGTAGTCCTCGTGCTCGGCCGGCTGCTTCGCCATTGCCTTTAACAAGTATTCCAGAAAATGAGGAGAGCAGCTCGGGTCAGGACAAGAAAGATTGTGATGATGGGTTGAAATTATTGAGAGATTTGAAGGTAGAGGACAATGTAGAGAATCAGCAGGAGTATTTTGTTCCTTGGCATTTGCCTTATCATCGCGCCGAAATTAGTGGCGCTTCTGCTCAGGCTCTTGCTAGTGGTCTTGCAACTAGAGATGACAAAAAGGGTGCTGTGGTGTATAATAGATATTATCATGTTTTCAGTGAAGGCGAGCTTGAAAG CTTGACTACTGGAATAAACAATGTTAGAGTAGTTGATAAGTTTTTTGACAAGTCCAACTGGTGTATTATTCTTGAGAAGATTTCATGA
- the LOC112767320 gene encoding uncharacterized protein has translation MEHQDLVDKNEESVHSIEKVNNTEDQDKMNEVEGVKSELVNVDESKDLQSETSSIQEVQGSNSKGSEAEIKVNTNGQEYSGDKEGANGDCEPARLELNLDKEKDDRKDMESAHTNEKVDEVLGEDHNMEPVFDGTEVPGLEGFRTTSTRKQDGDQESPRMVEKAVALKNFVKEKSAVAVSTMLRRLSGRRGEGDLGNFDDEGKDISDPSKEGESTVVAEKGGQKSAWNPLNYIKKSSDVDGENKTEQGDSVNGNPNTPIDMKGRIILYSKLGCQESKEIRLFLRAKRLRFVEINLDVYPSREKELEKFSGSTSVPKVYFNEILIGGLSELKTLKESGNLDEKIDFLIGEAPLFEAPQPPLSGEDDDSSSGAIDELAVIVRKMKESIPVKDRFHKMRRFTNCFLGSEAVDFLSEDQYLERPEAVEFGRKLASKLFFYHVLDENIFEDGNHLYRFLDDDPIVASQCHNIPKGITTVKPKPIAEIASRLRYLSYAMFEAYVFEDGRRVDYTSLHASEEFARYLRTVEELQRVEIWDMSREEKLAFFINLYNMMAIHAILVLGHASGAMERRKLFGEFKYVIGGSTYSLSAIQNGILRGNQRPPYNLKKPFGSKDRRLKVALPYPEPLIHFALVCGSRSGPALRCYSPGKIDEELTDAARNFLRSGGILIDLAAKDASANKILKWYSIDFGKSEVEVLKHVSNYLDPSNSEVLLDMLATSEFKVTYQPYEWGLNA, from the exons atGGAACATCAAGATTTAGTGGATAAGAATGAAGAGAGCGTTCATTCGATCGAAAAGGTTAACAATACTGAAGATCAGGATAAGATGAATGAGGTTGAAGGTGTGAAATCTGAGTTGGTTAATGTTGATGAGAGCAAGGATTTGCAATCTGAAACTAGTTCTATTCAAGAAGTGCAAGGGAGTAATTCCAAGGGCTCTGAAGCTGAAATTAAAGTCAATACTAATGGACAAGAGTACTCTGGTGATAAAGAGGGTGCCAATGGAGATTGTGAGCCTGCAAGACTAGAGCTAAATCTGGATAAAGAGAAGGATGACAGAAAAGACATGGAATCAGCACATACGAATGAAAAGGTGGATGAAGTTCTGGGTGAGGACCACAATATGGAGCCTGTATTTGATGGAACAGAGGTTCCTGGGCTGGAAGGTTTCCGGACCACTTCTACTCGTAAGCAGGATGGAGATCAAGAGTCGCCGCGAATGGTTGAGAAGGCAGTGGCTCTGAAAAACTTTGTTAAGGAGAAAAGTGCAGTGGCAGTGTCCACCATGCTCCGCCGCCTATCTGGAAGACGCGGCGAAGGAGATTTGGGTAATTTTGATGATGAAGGTAAGGATATCTCAGATCCCTCAAAAGAGGGTGAATCAACTGTTGTTGCTGAAAAGGGAGGGCAGAAATCTGCATGGAATCCGTTGAATTATATTAAGAAGTCATCTGATGTTGATGGAGAAAACAAAACTGAGCAGGGGGATTCGGTGAATGGAAATCCAAATACCCCCATCGACATGAAAGGAAGGATTATACTGTACTCCAAACTTGGCTGCCAAGAATCCAAAGAGATAAGGCTCTTCTTGCGTGCGAAAAGGCTTAGATTTGTTGAAATCAACCTAGATGTTTACCCCAGCAGAGAGAAAGAGCTGGAGAAGTTTTCTGGATCAACATCTGTTCCAAAGGTTTATTTCAATGAGATACTTATAGGTGGCTTGAGTGAGCTAAAGACCTTAAAAGAGTCCGGCAACCTTGATGAGAAGATCGACTTTCTCATCGGTGAAGCACCATTGTTCGAAGCACCACAGCCGCCTCTTTCTGGTGAGGATGATGATTCCAGTAGTGGGGCAATTGATGAACTTGCAGTAATTGTCCGCAAAATGAAAGAGTCTATTCCTGTGAAGGACAGATTTCACAAAATGCGCAGGTTCACTAACTGTTTTCTTGGGTCAGAAGCTGTAGATTTCTTGTCTGAAGATCAGTATCTGGAAAGGCCAGAG GCTGTTGAGTTTGGACGAAAACTTGCTAGCAaactcttcttttatcatgttcTTGA TGAGAATATCTTTGAAGATGGTAATCATTTGTATCGGTTCTTGGATGATGATCCAATTGTGGCTTCACAATGCCACAACATTCCAAAGGGTATAACTACTGTGAAGCCAAAACCTATAGCAGAAATTGCATCAAGGCTGAGGTATCTGTCTTATGCAATGTTTGAAGCCTATGTTTTTGAAGATGGACGTCGTGTTGATTACACAAGTTTGCATGCAAGTGAGGAGTTtgcaag GTATTTGAGAACTGTTGAAGAGCTTCAAAGAGTGGAAATTTGGGATATGTCTAGGGAAGAGAAGCTTGCTTTCTTTATCAATCTTTACAATATGATGGCAATCCATGCAATATTGGTATTAGGTCATGCCTCTGGAGCAATGGAAAGAAGGAAATTATTTGGAGAGTTCAAATATGTTATTGGTGGATCCACCTACTCTCTTTCAGCTATTCAAAATGGTATATTGAGGGGAAACCAGCGACCTCCTTATAACCTTAAGAAGCCATTTGGTTCAAAAGATAGACGCTTAAAG GTGGCACTCCCTTACCCTGAACCTCTCATTCATTTTGCTTTGGTGTGTGGTAGCCGATCAGGGCCTGCACTTAGGTGCTATTCACCTGGAAAAATCGACGAGGAATTAACGGATGCAGCACGTAATTTCTTGAGAAGCGGAGGCATTCTGATTGATTTGGCTGCTAAGGATGCATCTGCCAATAAGATCCTTAAATG GTACAGTATAGATTTTGGCAAGAGCGAGGTGGAGGTACTGAAGCATGTGTCAAACTACCTAGATCCATCTAATTCAGAGGTATTATTGGACATGCTTGCCACTTCTGAGTTTAAGGTCACATATCAACCTTATGAATGGGGTTTGAACGCCTAG